A window of Indicator indicator isolate 239-I01 chromosome 40, UM_Iind_1.1, whole genome shotgun sequence contains these coding sequences:
- the LOC128978970 gene encoding loricrin-like translates to MCSRQDKDQCHSQERYTRQSSGCHGSGGGCHSSGGSGGGCHSSRGSGGGCHSSGSSGGGCHSSGGSGGGCHSSGGGGCHSSGGSGCHGKPQIQIQQPQQQQQQQQQIQQIPQGKMK, encoded by the coding sequence ATGTGCTCCCGGCAGGACAAGGATCAGTGCCACAGCCAGGAGCGCTACACCCGGCAGAGCAGCGGCTGCCACGGCTCCGGGGGGGGCTGCCACAGCTCCGGCGGCAGCGGCGGTGgctgccacagctccagggGCAGCGGCGGTGGctgccacagctctggcagcagtggtggtggctgtCACAGCTCCGGGGGCAGCGGCGGAGGCTGCCACAGCTCCGGTGGTGGCGGCTGCCACAGCTCCGGCGGCTCCGGCTGCCATGGGAAGCCTCAGATCCAgatccagcagccccagcagcagcagcagcagcagcagcagatccagCAGATACCCCAGGGGAAGATGAAGTGA
- the LOC128978965 gene encoding loricrin-like: MCSRQDKDQCHSQERYTRQSSGCHGSGGGCHSSGGGCHSSGSSGGGCHSSGSSGGGCHSSGGSGGGCHSSGGGGCHSSGGSGCHGKPQIQIQQPQQQQQQQQIQQIPQGKMK; encoded by the coding sequence ATGTGCTCCCGGCAGGACAAGGATCAGTGCCACAGCCAGGAGCGCTACACCCGGCAAAGCAGCGGCTGCCACGGCTCCGGGGGGGGCTGCCACAGCTCCGGCGGGGGctgccacagctctggcagcagcggCGGTGGctgccacagctctggcagcagtggtggtggctgtCACAGCTCCGGGGGCAGCGGCGGAGGCTGCCACAGCTCCGGCGGTGGCGGCTGCCACAGCTCCGGCGGCTCCGGCTGCCATGGGAAGCCTCAGATCCAgatccagcagccccagcagcagcagcagcagcagcagatccagCAGATACCCCAGGGGAAGATGAAGTGA